A single Mytilus trossulus isolate FHL-02 chromosome 12, PNRI_Mtr1.1.1.hap1, whole genome shotgun sequence DNA region contains:
- the LOC134693456 gene encoding uncharacterized protein LOC134693456 — translation MKGLDEYLIRAEQVKNIKQCEDQCNDDAACRAFRYLPRHSFCFLYKLQQYIEDNISESQFYVKRCILCYMNATKNAKGRDDEIQTVWEASSLKECEIRCIKTDDCSAVHFDGLRCLKFNTKTEPMQNTGTDFSSKICVEFSDIALEYDGDKYKQNGNS, via the coding sequence ATGAAGGGCTTGGATGAATATCTGATACGAGCTGAACAAGTAAAGAATATTAAGCAGTGTGAAGATCAATGCAACGATGATGCAGCTTGCAGGGCCTTCCGATATCTTCCAAGACATAGCTTTTGCTTTTTATACAAACTACAACAATATATTGAAGACAATATCAGTGAAAGCCAATTTTATGTAAAACGTTGTATTCTATGTTACATGAATGCAACAAAAAATGCCAAAGGACGAGATGATGAAATTCAAACAGTTTGGGAAGCATCTTCGCTTAAGGAATGTGAGATTCGATGTATTAAAACTGACGACTGTAGTGCTGTTCATTTCGATGGGCTGagatgtttaaaatttaacactaaaacGGAACCAATGCAGAATACAGGCACTGACTTTTCTTCAAAGATATGTGTAGAGTTCAGCGATATAGCACTAGAATATGATG